The following coding sequences are from one Microbulbifer sp. TB1203 window:
- a CDS encoding DUF1961 family protein, with product MRFYSLLFLAIICVPALAQKNVRDFGEYVNKGELLYHADMSEPASVDGWVMEGPGVLEFDNGWMQMYSPDEEMHHVFWCPEDFPDAFVAEWEAQNLNPEAGLVIVFLAASGEAGQDIFDPDLPPRNGTFDQYTTGKIRSYHISYYANAAHNPDRGHANLRKNNTFTLLQEGDDGIPTRSTKIHKVRLIKDSAHIALFVDGRKIIDHIDDGSNKPVLGSGKIGFRQMKWTRFQYRNFKVWSLNTYLTQD from the coding sequence ATGCGTTTCTACAGCCTTTTGTTCCTTGCCATTATTTGCGTACCCGCGTTGGCCCAGAAGAACGTTCGTGACTTCGGCGAATACGTCAACAAGGGTGAACTTCTCTACCACGCAGATATGAGCGAGCCGGCAAGCGTCGACGGCTGGGTAATGGAGGGCCCGGGTGTATTGGAATTTGACAATGGGTGGATGCAGATGTACTCGCCAGACGAGGAGATGCATCATGTATTCTGGTGCCCGGAAGACTTTCCGGACGCATTTGTGGCGGAGTGGGAAGCGCAGAATCTCAATCCGGAGGCGGGGCTGGTTATAGTCTTTCTCGCTGCCAGCGGCGAGGCAGGACAGGACATATTTGATCCCGACCTGCCGCCGAGAAACGGAACCTTTGACCAGTACACAACGGGGAAGATACGCAGCTACCATATCTCCTACTACGCCAATGCCGCGCACAACCCGGACAGGGGCCACGCGAACCTGCGTAAAAACAATACATTTACGCTGCTTCAGGAGGGGGACGATGGCATCCCCACCCGCTCCACGAAAATCCATAAAGTCCGTCTGATAAAGGACAGCGCCCATATTGCTTTGTTTGTCGATGGGAGAAAGATCATTGACCACATCGATGACGGCAGCAATAAGCCCGTCCTGGGATCCGGAAAGATAGGTTTCCGACAGATGAAATGGACCCGCTTTCAATATCGAAACTTCAAAGTGTGGTCGCTCAATACGTATTTAACACAAGACTGA
- a CDS encoding beta-galactosidase produces the protein MKCSRRDIFRLGGSAAALGLAAHSGLLSATTAKSMRRSDYKIKKLYHGVAYYPELWPEEDIDRDIVEMKKLDINVARMGEFAWSTMEPERGKISLDFFEMVMDKFHAAGIDVVLCTPTATPPIWLTHNHPERCHKNSDGDILIHGARQHASYEHPDVKEACFKIIKAMAKQLGQHPALIGWQLDNEMKAHVAEDFSDAAIASWRRWLRKRFGTIERLNQAWGTHIWSQYYQSFEQVPAPLKTPFLHNASLSTAYRMFNRESIADFMKDQSGIIREYSSAPITHNDNPAFNIHHERSMEALDFASYDAYPTDEQWGALVFRSDLYRAAIPGRPFWLMETSVSHNGWLGNHQPPHPEGFLAAEAVLTYALGGEAFCYWLWRQQRTGAELPHSAVMSAWFKPSIGYKEVKKLNASRKQLESLLVESTVAPAEVAITYSDHARAMIETEALDRREGFPTRYRGVIEMWHATVRDLGFHRDVRFENAALDNLKLLITPAMPYVSEAFISRVLRFVKAGGVWIAGPVTGIRSVEHTVPTTAGLGLLDELAGINTEFVVPLTNTDSTGSALGITAPLSGWCSAMKVKSGVRSIGTIETGVAKGHAFITERKIGQGRVVILGAQPHGEQGQTLINNLINHYAGLAGVKERYDAAPGVVVSPRINKKGDKFWIAINMSDQEGTLRLPNGVADAVSSKPIRSSGITLQRYQWRAIQLNKTLG, from the coding sequence ATGAAGTGCAGTCGCCGTGATATTTTTCGCCTGGGCGGTTCAGCCGCCGCTCTGGGTCTTGCCGCCCACTCCGGATTGCTGTCCGCCACGACCGCTAAATCCATGCGGCGCTCAGATTACAAGATAAAAAAACTGTATCACGGTGTTGCCTACTACCCGGAGCTTTGGCCGGAAGAGGATATTGATCGCGATATCGTTGAAATGAAGAAGTTGGATATCAACGTTGCCCGTATGGGGGAGTTTGCCTGGTCAACCATGGAGCCGGAGCGCGGCAAAATTTCTCTCGACTTTTTTGAGATGGTTATGGACAAGTTCCATGCTGCCGGTATTGATGTTGTGCTTTGCACGCCGACCGCCACACCTCCCATTTGGCTGACACACAACCACCCTGAACGGTGCCATAAAAATTCCGATGGTGATATTTTAATCCACGGAGCTCGCCAACACGCCAGCTATGAACACCCTGATGTAAAGGAAGCCTGCTTCAAGATCATCAAGGCCATGGCGAAGCAACTGGGCCAACATCCTGCGTTGATCGGCTGGCAATTAGACAACGAGATGAAAGCTCATGTGGCAGAGGATTTCAGTGATGCCGCTATTGCCTCCTGGCGCCGTTGGTTAAGAAAGCGCTTCGGAACCATAGAGCGCCTGAATCAGGCCTGGGGAACGCATATCTGGAGTCAATATTACCAAAGCTTTGAGCAGGTGCCTGCGCCACTGAAAACGCCTTTCCTTCACAACGCATCGTTAAGTACCGCTTATCGTATGTTCAACCGGGAAAGTATTGCGGATTTCATGAAGGACCAAAGTGGAATCATCCGGGAATACTCCAGTGCGCCCATAACGCATAATGACAACCCGGCGTTTAATATTCATCATGAACGCTCCATGGAGGCCCTGGACTTCGCCTCTTATGATGCTTACCCAACCGATGAACAATGGGGCGCCCTGGTATTTCGCTCTGATTTATATCGGGCGGCTATTCCCGGCCGCCCTTTCTGGCTAATGGAAACCAGCGTGTCCCACAACGGCTGGCTGGGCAATCATCAGCCTCCACACCCCGAAGGATTCCTGGCAGCGGAAGCCGTGTTGACATACGCCTTGGGTGGTGAGGCATTCTGTTATTGGTTATGGCGGCAACAGCGCACGGGCGCCGAACTCCCCCACAGCGCGGTAATGAGCGCCTGGTTTAAGCCGAGTATTGGCTATAAGGAAGTGAAGAAACTCAACGCGTCGAGGAAGCAACTGGAATCTTTACTGGTCGAGAGTACCGTTGCCCCGGCCGAAGTCGCTATTACTTATTCTGATCACGCCAGGGCCATGATTGAAACCGAAGCCCTGGACAGACGCGAGGGTTTTCCCACGCGCTATCGCGGTGTTATCGAAATGTGGCATGCCACCGTGCGTGATTTGGGTTTCCATCGCGATGTACGCTTCGAAAATGCCGCACTTGATAACCTGAAACTGTTGATCACCCCGGCGATGCCGTATGTTAGCGAAGCCTTTATTTCCCGGGTGTTGAGGTTTGTCAAGGCAGGGGGTGTTTGGATCGCTGGCCCTGTCACTGGTATCCGCTCAGTCGAGCACACGGTACCAACCACTGCCGGTCTGGGTTTGCTTGACGAGCTGGCCGGAATCAACACTGAATTTGTGGTGCCGTTAACCAATACGGATTCCACAGGTAGTGCATTGGGCATCACCGCGCCGCTGAGTGGCTGGTGTTCTGCGATGAAGGTAAAAAGCGGAGTAAGGTCGATAGGCACGATTGAGACGGGAGTTGCCAAGGGGCATGCGTTTATCACGGAGCGTAAGATCGGACAAGGCCGTGTAGTTATTCTCGGGGCTCAGCCCCATGGAGAGCAAGGTCAAACACTCATTAACAACCTGATCAACCATTACGCGGGTCTGGCTGGAGTAAAGGAACGTTACGATGCCGCTCCTGGTGTGGTGGTAAGTCCGCGGATTAATAAGAAGGGTGATAAGTTTTGGATCGCCATCAATATGAGTGACCAGGAGGGTACCTTAAGATTGCCGAATGGAGTGGCCGATGCTGTTTCGTCAAAACCCATAAGGTCTAGCGGGATAACGTTACAACGTTACCAGTGGAGGGCTATTCAACTGAACAAAACCCTTGGCTAG
- a CDS encoding rhamnogalacturonan acetylesterase — MNIVPALADSRPAVAQHTYEYNFEERPDLLQQKYNNETGLGTDNFRNSGENAFSVKVPEGDYEVRVKVTGLQDGTRYLIFSEDRRVMSNILEIGRGESQTLAFLVNVRNPQLATAEQDTAAGPRVGLRGDEDISRNWDDKLTIALSNNGVQFSQLRIEPVRKPKVLLAGDSTVADQASQDYASWGQFVPGLIRNRVVVNHARSGETLKSFLFSLRWDKLLSQTQAGDIVLIQFAHNDEKKQWPRTFAAADGAFPEYLRAFVADVRQKEAIPVLVTPVARRIYNERGELLNTHQGYDEAVREVARATGVPVIDLTAQTTSFYQRLGQKEAKRAFAADGKDRTHHNYYGAWMIANMVVNNLQALYPELIQSENTVLDSTNPTRPGELVITSDLWPDMRPAAVEISGS, encoded by the coding sequence ATGAATATTGTACCTGCGTTGGCAGACTCGCGCCCGGCGGTGGCGCAGCACACCTATGAGTACAACTTTGAAGAGCGGCCAGATCTATTACAGCAAAAATACAATAATGAAACAGGTTTAGGCACGGATAATTTCCGTAACAGTGGAGAAAATGCCTTTTCGGTCAAGGTCCCCGAGGGAGACTATGAAGTCCGGGTAAAGGTAACAGGCTTACAGGATGGCACCCGGTACCTGATTTTTAGTGAAGACAGGCGGGTGATGAGTAACATCTTGGAAATCGGGCGGGGCGAAAGCCAAACCCTGGCTTTTCTGGTTAATGTCAGAAATCCACAATTGGCAACCGCAGAACAGGATACAGCGGCGGGTCCACGGGTGGGTCTGAGAGGCGATGAAGACATCTCCCGTAACTGGGACGACAAACTCACCATAGCATTGTCCAACAATGGTGTTCAGTTTAGTCAACTTCGAATCGAGCCGGTCAGGAAACCTAAGGTTCTGCTGGCCGGAGATTCCACCGTAGCGGATCAGGCATCTCAAGATTATGCCAGTTGGGGGCAATTCGTCCCTGGGCTGATCCGAAATCGCGTGGTTGTAAATCACGCGCGCAGTGGCGAAACTCTGAAATCGTTTTTATTCTCTCTGCGTTGGGATAAATTGCTCAGTCAGACCCAGGCCGGAGATATCGTACTGATTCAGTTTGCTCATAACGATGAAAAAAAACAGTGGCCGCGTACTTTCGCGGCAGCGGATGGTGCATTTCCTGAGTATTTACGTGCCTTTGTTGCCGATGTTCGGCAAAAAGAGGCCATACCTGTACTGGTAACACCTGTCGCCAGACGTATTTACAATGAACGGGGAGAACTTCTGAACACCCACCAGGGTTATGATGAAGCAGTACGAGAGGTTGCCAGAGCAACAGGGGTCCCGGTTATCGACCTGACCGCGCAAACCACCAGTTTTTATCAACGACTGGGTCAGAAGGAAGCCAAACGAGCCTTTGCAGCAGACGGCAAAGACAGAACCCACCATAATTATTACGGTGCCTGGATGATTGCCAATATGGTGGTGAACAATCTGCAGGCGTTGTACCCGGAACTGATACAGTCTGAGAACACGGTATTGGACTCAACCAATCCAACAAGGCCGGGTGAACTTGTCATTACATCAGATTTGTGGCCGGACATGCGACCGGCGGCGGTTGAGATTTCAGGATCGTGA
- a CDS encoding TonB-dependent receptor: MTIINQSDVLETSTAKLPFTATPLSKRIRALVLTGISLSFLVGPVAFAQGDSQEESKEELKKEAKGASAEKVVSTSKKEVPPESMEEVVVSGHRFSQRSAIDRKKNAGTMSDSLVAEDIGEFPDKNVAEALQRITGVQLARDFGEGAQVSIRGVDPDLSRVEVNGVSQMGMGGSRAVDFRDMASELVKSLDVIKGSEARFTEGGLGGIVKINTRKPNEFDSNFLSVSGEQQYNDLSDASDPRINVTGVWKFNEDFGALMNVTASESTAMIHALRNTEWHRIADYDNSPEKTVVDEEYASATNVADCGGEQACEMQWWDYAPRLPRVGIWWRDEERLSANTTFQYNFSDTFSAHAGFTYNERDKEATDLNLDVGVHAANRIDSDSVQVDENHNVTYLESHQAGVGNRTLNFAWYQETSIIDTGFEFNSGPWEVTGLAAYSASKQDIDSRDTSISANGINGIQVALDGRGAPSWDYDTGYFYNADDPEDTSRAFDVNSPASYTGARFKYNPFADESSESNVKLDVAYNFEDGFINSLRTGLQATSNSTETESYRYEIHRNVGEEYNGQVWTMEDQVALLSGNFFESPQMFEGYDLGVSTIGSYQAVDTDGLIAALRQVSADNTTREDLEIQSGNYDITVETEAVYLQTDFATEIGGLPFWGNLGVRYVVTNTETNGDLVEHVFHDKLDEEGNILRDPETGAVVGVDIEWNVYDDRKTVSREYSDTLPSINMNLELIPEQLVLYMGAAKVMSRPRNSDLNVNATCYQMDDSLWAEQVGWESFCRGGNPALNPYRANQGDIALSWYPNEDSIVSAAYFAKNMESWILGREERLDVDFLGDGRLWDVTQPINGEGVKTRGVELQASTFFTMLPYPFNGLGGSVNYTHMTADNVGLFNELTGKELPMPSQSKNSYNVTAFWEGNGFSARLAYNYRDEYLARPADRSGNPVFVEDAGYLDAKMSYTLPNSNLRFFFDARNLLEEAKVATAGEHRLSDLSYSGRQFSLGVSYKM; this comes from the coding sequence ATGACAATAATTAACCAATCCGATGTGCTTGAAACCTCCACCGCAAAACTTCCTTTCACCGCCACACCTTTATCCAAGCGTATACGGGCACTGGTTCTCACCGGGATTTCTCTGAGTTTCCTGGTCGGCCCTGTGGCGTTTGCTCAGGGTGATTCTCAAGAAGAGTCTAAAGAGGAGCTCAAAAAAGAAGCCAAAGGTGCTTCAGCGGAAAAAGTGGTTTCCACGTCCAAGAAAGAGGTTCCCCCTGAATCGATGGAAGAAGTCGTGGTGTCGGGCCACCGCTTCAGCCAGCGCAGCGCTATTGATCGGAAAAAAAATGCCGGCACCATGAGTGATTCGCTCGTTGCGGAAGATATCGGTGAATTTCCCGATAAAAACGTCGCCGAGGCCTTGCAGCGAATAACCGGCGTACAGCTGGCCCGCGATTTCGGCGAGGGGGCCCAGGTCAGTATCCGAGGTGTGGACCCCGACCTGTCTCGGGTTGAAGTCAATGGCGTGTCGCAGATGGGGATGGGCGGCAGCCGCGCGGTGGACTTCCGCGATATGGCCTCAGAGCTGGTCAAGTCTCTCGATGTTATCAAGGGGTCCGAGGCGCGCTTTACGGAAGGCGGTTTGGGGGGCATTGTCAAAATCAATACGCGCAAGCCGAATGAATTCGACAGCAACTTCCTGTCCGTATCCGGCGAGCAGCAGTACAACGACCTAAGCGATGCATCGGACCCCAGGATCAATGTGACCGGCGTGTGGAAGTTCAATGAGGATTTCGGTGCATTGATGAACGTCACTGCTTCTGAAAGCACCGCCATGATCCACGCGCTGCGCAACACCGAGTGGCACCGCATCGCGGACTACGACAACTCCCCGGAAAAGACCGTTGTCGATGAAGAATACGCATCGGCAACCAATGTGGCCGACTGCGGTGGTGAGCAGGCGTGCGAAATGCAGTGGTGGGATTATGCTCCCCGGCTGCCAAGGGTGGGTATCTGGTGGCGCGATGAGGAGCGCCTGAGCGCGAACACGACCTTCCAGTACAACTTCAGCGACACTTTTAGTGCGCATGCCGGGTTTACCTACAACGAGCGCGACAAGGAAGCCACGGATCTTAACCTGGACGTGGGTGTACATGCCGCGAACCGTATCGACTCCGATTCCGTGCAGGTGGACGAAAACCACAACGTGACCTACCTGGAGTCCCATCAGGCAGGTGTGGGCAATAGAACCTTGAACTTTGCCTGGTACCAGGAGACCAGCATTATAGATACCGGGTTTGAGTTCAACAGCGGCCCCTGGGAGGTCACCGGCCTGGCCGCCTATTCGGCCTCGAAACAGGATATCGACTCGCGCGATACCAGTATTTCCGCCAATGGCATCAATGGTATTCAGGTTGCTCTGGATGGCCGAGGTGCCCCGTCATGGGATTACGACACCGGCTACTTTTACAACGCGGATGATCCAGAGGATACTTCACGTGCCTTCGACGTCAACAGTCCGGCCAGCTACACGGGCGCCCGCTTTAAATACAATCCCTTTGCCGATGAGTCCTCCGAGTCCAACGTAAAGTTGGATGTTGCCTACAACTTTGAGGATGGCTTTATCAACAGCCTTCGCACTGGCCTCCAGGCAACGTCCAATTCCACGGAAACCGAGAGCTACCGGTACGAAATCCACCGTAACGTAGGGGAGGAATACAATGGCCAGGTGTGGACGATGGAGGACCAGGTCGCCCTTCTTTCCGGCAACTTCTTCGAATCTCCACAAATGTTTGAAGGTTACGACCTGGGGGTGAGTACTATCGGCAGCTATCAGGCAGTTGATACCGACGGTTTGATTGCGGCCCTGAGGCAGGTCAGTGCGGACAATACCACCCGCGAAGATCTGGAAATACAAAGCGGTAACTACGATATCACCGTGGAAACCGAGGCGGTTTATCTGCAGACGGATTTTGCAACCGAAATTGGCGGCCTGCCCTTCTGGGGAAACCTTGGCGTTCGCTATGTTGTGACTAATACGGAGACCAACGGTGACTTGGTAGAACATGTTTTTCATGACAAGCTGGATGAGGAAGGCAATATTCTGCGAGATCCTGAAACCGGCGCGGTCGTGGGGGTAGATATTGAATGGAATGTATACGATGACAGGAAAACGGTCTCCAGGGAGTACAGCGACACGTTGCCCAGCATCAATATGAATCTGGAGCTGATTCCGGAACAGCTGGTGTTGTATATGGGGGCCGCCAAAGTAATGAGCAGACCGCGAAACAGCGATCTCAATGTTAATGCAACGTGTTATCAGATGGATGACAGCCTGTGGGCGGAACAGGTTGGCTGGGAAAGCTTCTGCCGTGGCGGCAACCCGGCACTGAATCCGTATCGGGCCAATCAGGGGGATATCGCCCTGAGCTGGTATCCGAACGAGGACTCGATCGTCTCCGCAGCCTACTTTGCCAAGAATATGGAGAGCTGGATATTGGGCCGGGAAGAGCGCCTTGATGTGGACTTCCTGGGCGACGGTCGTCTCTGGGACGTCACCCAGCCGATCAACGGCGAAGGTGTAAAAACCCGGGGGGTTGAGCTGCAGGCCTCAACGTTCTTCACCATGCTGCCATATCCCTTCAACGGTCTGGGCGGCAGCGTCAACTACACCCATATGACCGCCGACAACGTCGGTCTGTTTAATGAGTTGACCGGTAAAGAGTTGCCCATGCCCTCCCAATCCAAGAACAGCTATAACGTGACAGCCTTCTGGGAGGGCAATGGATTCAGCGCGCGCCTGGCCTACAACTATCGGGATGAATATCTGGCCCGTCCAGCCGACCGCTCTGGCAACCCGGTATTTGTCGAGGATGCAGGCTACCTCGACGCCAAGATGTCTTACACTCTGCCGAACAGTAACCTCAGATTCTTCTTCGACGCGAGAAATCTGCTGGAAGAGGCCAAGGTGGCGACTGCCGGAGAGCACCGCCTGTCTGACCTGAGCTATTCCGGTCGTCAGTTTTCGCTCGGTGTTTC